The sequence below is a genomic window from Microcoleus sp. FACHB-672.
TGGTAATGCTCTATTGTGCCTTTGTGTCTGTCCTATCCGTTACAATGTTCAGACACTTAAGTAAGTCTTGCATAAAATTGCCGGCTTCAAGAGCAAGTTTTACGTTATTTAATCTAATTAATATAAATTTTTAGCTTTTCACTAAATTCTTGTTTCTTTGAGTTAGCAAAAAAACTGTGAAGATTTATTGCTTGTGCCGGTTAAGCTGCCCTTTCAGTTAAATTTTCTCGTTCACGCTATGGGGTTTCAATTTTGCAGCAATTTTGATCACTTCCTATTTTGATATAGATCACTTTTATTTTGAGATCTATATCACACTTCAGTTTTTTATAAAAGCTTAAGTTAGGCCAATTTGCTTTTTTAAATCTCAGATGGCTCCGTGCGATAGGCGAAGTAACCTTTTCTTAGGAGTTGCCGATAACCTGGGAAGTTTAATAGGCAGCGCTGTCTTTCTGTTGCCGGCATCCTTTGCTATATAAGCTTGATTAGAAGAGGCCGGCCTCTTCCTAAAGCTAGAACAAGGCAATAGGACGTTAAACTAACAATAAACAGGGAATTAATATAAATACAAAGCAGTAATATAAACAAACAATAATTGAATTTTTCAATAAAATTGATATTTGCGAATAGCTTAATACTTCGTTTCTATATGAAGCAAACAAGAGTTGATATTTAAGTAGCTTTTATTAAATACATTGATTTATCTTGGAAATCATAGAATGTAAGGTTTTATAAAAAACACAAATTTTATCCTATTTTTTATAAAATAATTTTGTGCCGACATAAAAGCTTTTACTACTGAATAAATATTTATGCCGATGTTTCTCCAAAACTCACTCTATACAGCCTGGAAGCAATAAAAACCCTCTGGAGCGAGATTTAGGTAAAAATCAGCATAATTTAGTGCCGATAGAAAATAATTCAGTATTTATACTTATTGAATCAGTAAAAAGGCTGCTTGTATTCTGCAAATAGAGCTTTAAACTAAATAAGGTAGCTTAGTGCTAGTTGTGTTCAATCAACTATAAAAATAAAAACCGAGCCGACGCGACACTAAACTTTCAGACTCTAATCCTGGATAGCCTGAGTGCCAGGGATCAATAAGGGAGGAGATAAAAGGTTCTACAGTTTTTTAGCTGAAGTGATACAGACAGCAGAAACTTGGGAAGGCTAAAGCATAAACTTCTGTAAAACCTATGCGCGGACATCAGCAGAGGCAGAACATTGAACTAACCCTTTCAGCGCAGGAGTGATTCAGTTTACTCACTTAGGGAGACTAACCCGCTGGGGGTAAACACGCCGGCATCTATAGACTCTTATATTCAGGCTATCGCCTTGGCCAAACTCGACTCAGTAGTTTGCATCTCAAAGCTTTATTCATCAATCAGAAGTAGTGCCCAATGACACAATCTAATCGTCCCCCCGTTCCGCCCCCACCTGGTGTACCCCGCGTTCCTCCGATGCCACCCCCACCTGGCCGGCCCCCAGCACCTCCGGCTAGTATGACAACAGGGACGGCAGCAGCCGGCACGACTCAGCGTCAGTCTTCACAAACAATGACAATGCCGGCAGCACCTCCGCCGGTAGCGCCTCCGCCGGCAGCCCCTCCAGCAGCCACGAACCCGGCTCAACAAACCCGCCCACCAGCGGCAGCAGCAGCGGCAACTCCGAAATTCTCAGCATCCGGTGGGGCGCAACCAACTTTAAGGGCAATGGTTGCGGTCGCTAACGAAAAAGGGTGTTCTGATATTCACTTAGGCGTCAATGAAGCCCCTCGTTTCCGCAGTCGAGGCGACATCGTACCCACCGAGTGGCCCGTAACCGATTTAGATACGTTTATGGGTTGGCTACAGGAAGTGCTCACGGATGACGAAATCCGGCAGTTTCAAGAGCACCTAGACTTTGACGGCGCAGCAGATTTAGGCTTTGTCCGCATCCGGATTAATATTTTTGATAGTTTAGCCGGCCCAGCGATGGTGTTGCGCTTGATTGGAACGCAGATCATGACAATGGAGCAGCTAAAACTGCCGCCGGTGTTCAAGGATCTGTGCCACTATCATAAAGGGTTACTTTTGGTAACAGGGCCAACGGGTTCCGGTAAGTCCACCACAATGGCAGCCATGATGGATTACATCAATAAAAACATGGCTAAACACATCATCACCATTGAAGACCCGGTTGAATTTGTCCATGTCAGCCAAAAATGCTTGATCAAGCACCGAGAAGTAGGCCGGCACACCTTAGAATTTAAAAACGCCCTGAAAGCCGCTTTGCGGGAAGACCCGGATATGATGCTGGTGGGGGAAATTCGAGATCAAGAAACCATTAATATTGCCCTGAAAGCCGCTTCAACGGGTCACTTAGTGGCAGGAACCCTGCACACAAACAGCGCTATTAAAACCATTGAGCGGATTATGGGGATGTTCCCTCCTGCTGAACAGCCGGCAATGCGGGTGTCTCTGGCAGAATCTCTCGTGGCAATTATCGCTCAAGGTTTGTGCAAAACCACAGACGGCAAGCGGGCGGCTTATCACGACATTATGATCGCCACCGATGCGATTAAAGAATATATCATCAAAGGTGAAATGGAGGAAATCAATCAAGTGATGCTGAAGTCCGAGTTCGATGGCATGATCACCATGAACAAGGCACTATTTAACCTTTATCAAGAAGGTCGCATCAGTGAGGAAATTGCCTTGGAAATGTCGCCTACTCCGAATGAAATGGCACAGTTCCTGCGAGGACGTATCTAAAGAAGGATGAAAACTTTAGATATTTGAGCGAAAATGACTTAGGGATCACGAAGAGAAGCATAAAAGATAGAAATATTTATACTTCCTGTTGGCTCCTTCACCCCGGATTCACTAAAAAATTTATACGCTCACCAGTGTTTTGAGTGCTGAGTTCTGTTTTTATGAATTATAGAGCGAAGTTTAAAGAGACTAAGAACTCAGCAGCTTCTCTCCCCCAAGTGTTTAAAGGCATTGCCTTGTTTACACCTGGGGGAGATTTGATTTATTGCATTGATCCGAGTAAGCACAGCCGGTGGCACCTACATTTGTGTGCAGCGCTTCAGGAAAGGCTGGGTTTGCCAGAGCCACCCCATTTTTTGGTGCCAGGATATACGGCAACAATTGACCGCTGGATTGATCCTTACACTCAGCAGCTCAGGATTTCGGCTGAGGCTCATGCGCCGGTTTTACGGCATCAAGCACTACTGAATGCAGTTTTTAATACAGGTGATTTGGTTTGGCAAGCTGCGCCGTGGCTAGAGCAGTTGTGCAATCCGATGGTATTGGCAACCTATCGCTCCCAGTTTCCCCAGCTTTGGGAAGAACGTGACCTCGTGATGCGTGTTGAGCGCACCGGCATCGATGTTCCTGCCTCTGCAGAGCCGGTGATCTTCGTACCAGAGCGAGTAGAAACGAAAGGCTATATTTTGCGCCTATTTGTTGGTAAAAATAAGGCCGCAACCGAACGCACTCTGGAGCGGCTGCACCAGCTTTTAGAACGGGCGATTAGCTGTCCTTACACGCTGAAAGTCATTGATATTTTTAAACATCCAGAGCAAGCAGAAGCCGATCAAGTCTCTGCAACGCCCACTCTGGTTAAAGTGTGGCCGCGACCTGTTCGGCGGATTGTCGGTGAGTTAGAGAATGCCGGCGAAATTTTGCGAGTTTTAGGCAGCTTGGATAGCTAGGCGCTCACAAATAAAGCTTGGGGGAAACAGGCCGGTAAAGCAGTTAATTAGTAAATTTCAGAAGATGGCAGTTCAGCAAGATCATGACTCCTGTTTTACCAAATTTGCCTGCTTTGCTTCTACCATCATTCGCACCACATCCTGCATCTTGTATTTCGCCTGCCAACCTAGCTGTTCCCGCGCCTTTGCTGGATGGCCTCTACCGACTGCAATATCCGTGGGCCGGTAAAAACCGGCATCAATGACGACATAATCGTGCCAATCTAAGCCCACACAAGCAAAAGCTGCCGCTACAAAGTCTTCTAACTTATTACTCTCACCTGTTGCAATCACATAATCATCAGGCTTTTCCTGTTGCAACATTAAGTACATCGCCTCAACATATTCTGGTGCCCAACCCCAGTCCCGCCGAACTGAAATATCACCCAGACGCAACTTCTCTTGACTGCCTTGAGCGATCGCGCAAGCACCGGCTACAATCTTTTGCGTGACGAAGCGCCCTGGCCGCAACGGAGATTCGTGGTTGAAGAGGATGCCAGAACAGGCAAATAAACCGTACGCTTCGCGATAGTTCGCCACTTCCCAAAACGCCGCTGCCTTTGCCACAGCATAGGGGCTTCGGGGACGAAAGGGCGTGGTTTCGTTGGCTGAGGCATCGCGAGTATCCCCAAAACACTCACTGGAGCCGGCATTGTAAATTTTAATCGGTGCGCCGGTGAAGCGAAGCGCCTCTAGTAAATTTAGGGTGCCGGTGGTAATACTTTCCAGCGTCTCCACCGGCTGTTCAAAAGATAGCCCCACCGAACTCTGCCCTGCCAGATTGTAAACCTCATCCGGCTGAATTTTCCTTAGCACCTGCAACACACTGCGGAAATCAGTCAGAGACATTGACTCTAATTTCACCTGTTCCCGAATGCCCAAGCGCACTAAATTCCCAAAGGAAGACATTTGGGCATCCCGTGACGTGCCGCAGACAATATAACCTTTCTCCAGAAGTAACTTAGCTAGATATGCCCCATCCTGACCCGATATCCCACAAATTAGCGCTTTTTTCATATTGCTGATCCTCTATAAAGTCTTCCTTCAATAAATATGATGAAGGCAAAAGACACAGTTGTGCCTTTTGCCTTTTCACCGATATTCAATCGGCATCTTTTTAAGAGGCAGAGTTTCCCGTTTGCTGAGCTAGCCAATTTAAAATGAACGAATTCACAATCTCTGGTCGTTCATCATGGGGACAATGGCCGGTGTTGGGAATCGAGACAAATTCTATCGGTTGAGTCTGACTTAATTCTTGATAAATGCGTGAGCCTGAGATCGGTGTCCAGGGGTCATTTGCTCCCCATAAAACGAGCAACGGTTGCTTGACTTGTGGCAGCAACTCGGATGGCTCCGGGCCGGCAGGTGCTGCGAGAATTGAGGCAAACACACGCTGAGCACCTGGATCGCAGGAAGGTTCATAAATCAAATCGATCAGTTCGTCGGTAACGGCGTCATGATTGCAATAAACTTGTTGCAGTGTGCGACGCAGACGATTTTTTTGGCGGATGCGGTTAAATAAAAACGGCCCTATAACCGGCGAGGTGACTAATTTGGTAAAGATCCCCATCACGGTTCGCAAGGGCAAATTTAGTTCGTGAGGTCGATGATTTAGCCCACCGGCACAGTTAATCAAAATGCCGGCGGCGGCAATTTCTGGATGATTGGCAACCACCATCAAACTCAGCAGTGCACCAATGGAATTGCCCACAAAGACTGCCGATTCCTGAATTTGTGATTCCCAGAAATCCTTCAGCATTTCTTGCCAAAGTTCAAGCGAGTAATCGAGTGCCGGCTTATCTGAAGCACCAAATCCTAACAGATCCAAGGCAAATACTCGGTAGCCGCCGGCAGCGAGTGCGGGAATGTTGTTACGCCAGTGGCCAATTGAGGCTCCAAAGCCATGAATCAACACCAGGGGGCGACCTGCGCCCATCACGGTGTATTTGATTTTATGGCCCTGCCAAGTCCAAGTGAGCCTTTCAAACGTTGATGCCGGTGTTAGCTGTTGTGTTGTCACGGTCGTTTTATGAAGTTTCTTAAACTTCTTAGATCATAGTATTGTTCTTTCGCCGAACTAGAGCCGCGAAGGTAAGGAATTCGTCAAATTAACTACGCTGAACCTTTATCACATAGAAGCAAATTAATCAAGATAGTCTTGCTTTCAATGGCTCAGTTTGCTGTAGTTGCCGGCCTAAACCGCTTTTAAGAGTTCAAAAGCTCAGCGGATTCTTACAAATCCAGCCTTTTCAATCAGCTCTTGACCTTGAGGCGTTAGCAGTAAATTGGCGTAGGCTTCACCGGCTTGTTGATCAATTTGACCGTTCTGTTTAATTACCACCAACAAGCGACGGGTAATCGGATACTCACCACTCTGGAATACAGCCGTATTCACTTGGTTGCGCTTAGCTGGGCACTGATCAAGGGGAATAAAAGGCTCCTTATACGGAGCAATGAGCTGATTGAGGTTACGGCCCACCGGCAGCGCCTTAATCTTACACTGCGACACAACCAAAGGGGCTGAGGCTTGAAAAATCCCCCCAGGATCAGCAGCAACCTTCCGTAAAGCGTCCGTTGGAGTGGGTACTAATTCAAACCGGCCAGCGGCATCACCCTGTACCGCGTAGCGCGTAATTTTCAAGTCAGGGCCACCCACTTGGCTCCAATTGGTAATCTTGCCGCTGTCAATATCATTGACTTGGTCTACGGTTAAACCGGGTATATTCAAACTTGGGTTTACTGCAACCGCCCTGCCATCTATTGCAACTGGCACCTCTTTCAGCATAAAACCCCGTTGTTGCGCCTGTTGGTATTCCTTATCTTGAACCGGGCGAGAGGAGTGAGCAAAGGACAGTTGATTGTCTAACAGCATCCGCAGCCCTGTACCCGAACTCGGAATCGTATTGTAGGGGTGGGTGTAGCGCAAGCGAAACTGAGGCCAAACCGTTTGAATCGCGGAATCTAAATCTCGCCGAATCGGTGCCCAAGTCGTGCTGCCACCATAGCTGAAAAGTCCGCTTGGCACGTTCTGCACTTGGGCAAGTGTTTCAGGACTCGATGGTCTAACAGCAGCCGATTGATTGTTAATTGCGCGATTTTTATCAACAGCAAAGTGGTTGATCAACCACCAGAAACCAGCCCCCAATAATCCAGCAGTGATTAGCAGGGACAAAACGAGAACAGTGGTTTCCTTATTGTGAGACATGGATAGATTGCCCTACTCCCCACCGGCTTAAAAAATACTGGAAAGTAACTTGTAAATTAGGCGAAACAGTGCGGTGAGGGCGACTGCAGATAAGCCGGCCAAGGCGGCAATTGCCACTACACCCTGAAGGCCAAATCCACCTTGTAACTGGGAAACGCCCAACACAATCGCCAGCGTCACAACGGCAATAATTGGCAGATCCTTACCCTCAATCACACGGCGGGCTTGGGCAAAGATCAGACTCGCCAAGATTCCCAACCAAACAAGATAACTCACTCCCGAAATTCCGAGTGCACTACTAATGGCAATCGCCAGTAAAGCTCCCTGAAAGCCGGTAAATGCAGCTCCTCCTAACAGTTCAAAGGTTGAAAAGGAAGGCTTCGTTGGGCGTTGTAGGGGGGCTGGTGGAGACTGCTGAGCCGGCGGGGAGGCTGGCGGCGGTGTTGCGGGTGCCGGGCGGGGGGCTGTGACCTTTGTTGGCAGAGAAGTCGGCGGCATTGATGGTGGTGGGTTAAGAGAGGGTGCCGGCTGGGATTGTTGGGAAGAAAGAGCGGCAATCACCTCATCGGCTGACTGGAAGCGCCGGCTGGGAGCAGATAACAGCATCCGATCTAAAATCGTTGCCAGATGATCACTAACCCGTGCATATCCTCTCCAATTCAACTCATTACTGTAGGAATCAAATAACTCCATCGCCGACTTGCCGGTGAGCAATGTAATGCAAGTCACTGCCAAGGCGTACAGATCGGTGGAAGGAAAGACAGTGCTGCCGGCCATTTGTTCAGGCGGTGCAAACCCCATCGAATAGATGCCGGTGCTGTGCTGATGTCCGGGATCTCCCCCTGCTGCCTGCGCCACTTGCTTGACGGCACCGAAATCTAACAAATAAAGCCGGCCATTGCGAGCACGCATAATATTCGCCGGCTTGATATCTCGGTGGATGGAATGGTGTTCGTGGACAAATTTCAGCACCTTAAGGATTTCTCCCAGCACTTCCAAAATCTCGGTTTCAGAGAACTGTGCTTTCTGCGCCAGTTCCTCCTCTAAATTTTGCCCATCAATAAATTCTTGAACCAGATAAAAAAACTGGTCGGGTTTGCCCGTTTGCAAGCCGGGGACTTCCAGCGGAAAGAACGCAAACAGATCCGGAATTTGGGGGTGCCGGTTGCCCAATTCCTCTAAAACCACCGCCTCGCGCTCAAATAAACCTTGGGCGATTTGCATTTGTTGGGGAGTCAGATCGCCTGCCGGTTGAAACTGTTTGACCACACACTGACGCATCGCCGGGGTATAGCGATCACGAGCAAGAAACGCCGCCCCAAATCCTCCTTTACCCAGGAGTTTCACCGGCAGATACCGCCCGATTAAAATCAGCGGCATCCCGCAACTGGTGCAGAACTTCTGCTGCACAGTTTTAAGAATGTTGCTGTCATCAAGATCGGCAAAAGAGTTGACAGGACGGGGACAGCCGGTGCGGGTGCAGAGAATTTCCATAGCCGTCAGAAGTCAGAGTTCAGCGCTCATCGGTTATCAATCAAAAGTCAAGGGCGAAAACTTGCGAACCAATGACAAATGACTGAGGATTTGGGACAGGAGAACTTGAGCAACAACCCAGATTAACTTCCATTTGAGTTAGGAGAAGCTGTCTCTAAAGCATTTGATTCCACCGGCAGGGG
It includes:
- a CDS encoding substrate-binding domain-containing protein, coding for MSHNKETTVLVLSLLITAGLLGAGFWWLINHFAVDKNRAINNQSAAVRPSSPETLAQVQNVPSGLFSYGGSTTWAPIRRDLDSAIQTVWPQFRLRYTHPYNTIPSSGTGLRMLLDNQLSFAHSSRPVQDKEYQQAQQRGFMLKEVPVAIDGRAVAVNPSLNIPGLTVDQVNDIDSGKITNWSQVGGPDLKITRYAVQGDAAGRFELVPTPTDALRKVAADPGGIFQASAPLVVSQCKIKALPVGRNLNQLIAPYKEPFIPLDQCPAKRNQVNTAVFQSGEYPITRRLLVVIKQNGQIDQQAGEAYANLLLTPQGQELIEKAGFVRIR
- a CDS encoding GDP-mannose 4,6-dehydratase, translated to MKKALICGISGQDGAYLAKLLLEKGYIVCGTSRDAQMSSFGNLVRLGIREQVKLESMSLTDFRSVLQVLRKIQPDEVYNLAGQSSVGLSFEQPVETLESITTGTLNLLEALRFTGAPIKIYNAGSSECFGDTRDASANETTPFRPRSPYAVAKAAAFWEVANYREAYGLFACSGILFNHESPLRPGRFVTQKIVAGACAIAQGSQEKLRLGDISVRRDWGWAPEYVEAMYLMLQQEKPDDYVIATGESNKLEDFVAAAFACVGLDWHDYVVIDAGFYRPTDIAVGRGHPAKAREQLGWQAKYKMQDVVRMMVEAKQANLVKQES
- a CDS encoding circadian clock KaiB family protein, producing the protein MNYRAKFKETKNSAASLPQVFKGIALFTPGGDLIYCIDPSKHSRWHLHLCAALQERLGLPEPPHFLVPGYTATIDRWIDPYTQQLRISAEAHAPVLRHQALLNAVFNTGDLVWQAAPWLEQLCNPMVLATYRSQFPQLWEERDLVMRVERTGIDVPASAEPVIFVPERVETKGYILRLFVGKNKAATERTLERLHQLLERAISCPYTLKVIDIFKHPEQAEADQVSATPTLVKVWPRPVRRIVGELENAGEILRVLGSLDS
- a CDS encoding alpha/beta fold hydrolase, which encodes MTTQQLTPASTFERLTWTWQGHKIKYTVMGAGRPLVLIHGFGASIGHWRNNIPALAAGGYRVFALDLLGFGASDKPALDYSLELWQEMLKDFWESQIQESAVFVGNSIGALLSLMVVANHPEIAAAGILINCAGGLNHRPHELNLPLRTVMGIFTKLVTSPVIGPFLFNRIRQKNRLRRTLQQVYCNHDAVTDELIDLIYEPSCDPGAQRVFASILAAPAGPEPSELLPQVKQPLLVLWGANDPWTPISGSRIYQELSQTQPIEFVSIPNTGHCPHDERPEIVNSFILNWLAQQTGNSAS
- a CDS encoding serine/threonine-protein kinase, with translation MEILCTRTGCPRPVNSFADLDDSNILKTVQQKFCTSCGMPLILIGRYLPVKLLGKGGFGAAFLARDRYTPAMRQCVVKQFQPAGDLTPQQMQIAQGLFEREAVVLEELGNRHPQIPDLFAFFPLEVPGLQTGKPDQFFYLVQEFIDGQNLEEELAQKAQFSETEILEVLGEILKVLKFVHEHHSIHRDIKPANIMRARNGRLYLLDFGAVKQVAQAAGGDPGHQHSTGIYSMGFAPPEQMAGSTVFPSTDLYALAVTCITLLTGKSAMELFDSYSNELNWRGYARVSDHLATILDRMLLSAPSRRFQSADEVIAALSSQQSQPAPSLNPPPSMPPTSLPTKVTAPRPAPATPPPASPPAQQSPPAPLQRPTKPSFSTFELLGGAAFTGFQGALLAIAISSALGISGVSYLVWLGILASLIFAQARRVIEGKDLPIIAVVTLAIVLGVSQLQGGFGLQGVVAIAALAGLSAVALTALFRLIYKLLSSIF
- a CDS encoding type IV pilus twitching motility protein PilT — translated: MTQSNRPPVPPPPGVPRVPPMPPPPGRPPAPPASMTTGTAAAGTTQRQSSQTMTMPAAPPPVAPPPAAPPAATNPAQQTRPPAAAAAATPKFSASGGAQPTLRAMVAVANEKGCSDIHLGVNEAPRFRSRGDIVPTEWPVTDLDTFMGWLQEVLTDDEIRQFQEHLDFDGAADLGFVRIRINIFDSLAGPAMVLRLIGTQIMTMEQLKLPPVFKDLCHYHKGLLLVTGPTGSGKSTTMAAMMDYINKNMAKHIITIEDPVEFVHVSQKCLIKHREVGRHTLEFKNALKAALREDPDMMLVGEIRDQETINIALKAASTGHLVAGTLHTNSAIKTIERIMGMFPPAEQPAMRVSLAESLVAIIAQGLCKTTDGKRAAYHDIMIATDAIKEYIIKGEMEEINQVMLKSEFDGMITMNKALFNLYQEGRISEEIALEMSPTPNEMAQFLRGRI